CACCGCATCATCAAACCGGCGGATTTACAGCATGTTCAGACCGGCGCCGACAAGGGGAACCGCTTTCTTGCGGGCCGCAACGAGAGCGTACTGTGCCCCCAAAAGATGCGCGTAAAATGCGCACCAGGTACGACGGAGGAGCCCCAAACGATTGGAAGCGCTTGCTGTGTTGGTGAATACCCTATACCGGTATGAGAACCAATAGAACGTCTGTTTCTGTTGACGCATGCCTTTGAGACCGATATAATCAAATGCAGTCGCGGGTGCGTAACCTGCCTTGCGAAGGCGCCGATGGACTGACAAGTTGTCGGTGCCGCGCCGAGTTGGATCCGAGCTTTTGTCAGATAACCTGTGGTGCGGAGCCCGCTGGAGGACAGAGGGAACAAAACATGCGACCAGCACGCCCGACTCAGAAGACCACCGGCCGTCCCCAAGCAGGATTCACGCTCATTGAAGTCCTGGTGGTAGTGTCGATCATCGCGCTGCTCATTGCGATTCTTCTTCCTTCGCTGGGACGGGCCAGGTCTCAAGCCCGCATGGTCAGTTGTCAGTCCAACCTCAAGCAGCTCACGACCGCGTTTCTGGTCTACGCGGCCGAGTACAAGAATCGTTTGCCCGGGGCAAGCAAGGACGACAACGCCGACTGGCTGGGAGGCAGCAACCAAGGCGGTCCGTCGTTGCAGCCGCGGAACGGCACGGTTTTCAGACACATGGGTCGGTCGACGGAGGCCTACACCTGCCCTGATGACGTGATCAAGCGCGACTACACGACCAATGACAAGCTGAAGCCTTGCGATTATAGCTACACCTCCAACGCCCTTGTGTCCGGAGCGGCCACTGAGTTTCTTGGCGGGGCTCACTATCCGACCAAGGCGCCGTATGATCGGGATGACCATCGCTTTGACATGGCGCCTTTCGAAGGCGTGCCTGTACTGATCGAAGAAGACCCGTACTGGTATCTGGCGAAGGTCGACGACAGCACCTGGTGCAACGAAGACACCATCGCGGATCGCCACTTGAAATTCGGCTCGAACCCGGGTCAAGCCAACATCGGATACCACGACGGCCACGTTTCGCGGGTGCGGTTCAAGCCTCCTCCTTCACATTTGAGTTCGTATCCGTTGGCCCAGTACTTCAACGCGAAGTCGATGTGCATCCGCACCAGCGGCCGTAAGTGGGTCAGCGGCAGAAGCTGGCAATTGTCCAACGGCAACTATGCGAGGTACGGTTTTCTGCCGAACGGAGAAGATGCCAGCACTCGGGGGATCCAGCACTGAAGGTTGCCCGCAGCGGGCAGGTCTTGTTTCGAGACAAGCGCGCAAGGGGCGCATCTGGGGCTTGGTCAGCGATTCTGCATGTAGATGCGTGGGAAGGGCGGGCCGGTGTTCGAGCTCGCGGCGGGTCTCGCTCCGCGCGGCAACCTGGATGGTGTCGAACCTTACACGCCCGGCGATGCGACGGGCGTTATCGGGCTTATTGTCGGCAATGGGAGTCGGCCGGGGTACCGTGGCCAGTCAGGCATCGTTGTATTGCACCGAAGTCGGCCTGGTCGACGTCCCCGTCCCCGTCGAAATCGGCTGCGACTCGGCCTTGGGTGTCAGGCATTAGCGGGCAGGCGTCCGGATAAGGGATACCCGGCCCGGCGGCGCATGCCTCGAAGATGATGACGTCGTCCTGGTCCACATCGCAATCGCCGTCCAGGTCAGCCGGAACGGTGGGCCAGATCGCCAGATTGGCCGGGTCGGATTCGATACTATTGAAGCCGGCCGTGATCCTGCAGCGATAGCTGCCTGCATCTGCGGCCGTAATGCCGGAGATAGTCAGTGTTGGCGAGTCCGTGCCGGCGTAATGTCCGTCGTCGGAGAGTGCGCGTCCGTCCTTTATCCACCAAAAGCTGAGTGGTCCCTGGCCCGTGGCGGCGAGCTGGAACATAGCGGTGTCACCCGGGCAAACGACTTGTGACAAAGGCTGCTGCGTGATCGTCGGTGGCGGGGGATCATGGGCGGTGAATCTGAGCATCCAGCCCTCGCTGACACCGTTGTGGTTGCCGTTGCCGGTCAGGATTTGCCCGTCGGCTGAGATGCCGCGGACTTCTTGCAGCGTCCAGCCGGCCAGATTCAGCCCGAACTGGCTGGACAGCCAGCCCTGCAACTGC
The Phycisphaerae bacterium DNA segment above includes these coding regions:
- a CDS encoding prepilin-type N-terminal cleavage/methylation domain-containing protein translates to MRPARPTQKTTGRPQAGFTLIEVLVVVSIIALLIAILLPSLGRARSQARMVSCQSNLKQLTTAFLVYAAEYKNRLPGASKDDNADWLGGSNQGGPSLQPRNGTVFRHMGRSTEAYTCPDDVIKRDYTTNDKLKPCDYSYTSNALVSGAATEFLGGAHYPTKAPYDRDDHRFDMAPFEGVPVLIEEDPYWYLAKVDDSTWCNEDTIADRHLKFGSNPGQANIGYHDGHVSRVRFKPPPSHLSSYPLAQYFNAKSMCIRTSGRKWVSGRSWQLSNGNYARYGFLPNGEDASTRGIQH